The following is a genomic window from Rubeoparvulum massiliense.
TAACAAAGGATAAGACTGCCTATAAATTTGATGATATTGGCTGTATGGTTCAGTTTATTGAAGCAGGGGAAAAGAACAGCCTCGATTTAGGTGCTGTCTATGTGAAAGATACCGATAATAATCAGTGGATTGAATGGACCAATGCTGTCCATGTTTACCACCCTGACATTTGGACACCCATGGCCTATGGGGTGATTAGTTTTAGTAATGAAGAGTCTGCACGGAGGTACATGATGGAATATCCTGATGCTGAGCTAATTACCACACCTCAGTTATTTGAGCATAACTGGTTTGAGCTAGTGAAATGAGGGTGCGATGATGAGAAAGCTTCGATCCGTTGCACGCCAAGAGCTATTGATGCTGATCAAAAGCAGGTGGATCCTCCACTATTCCATTCTTTTTGCTATTCTTGCCCTGATTATTTCAATGATTGGTACGCGAGCATATTCAGGCTATGATGGGTTCACGATCAGCACTGCAAATTTACTTAACCTCTCACTATTACTAGTGCCATTAATTGCACTCCTATTTGGTAGTATGAACTGGGCTGGTGAACAGGAGGATGGTTGGCTCCCCCTTCTCCGTACCTATCCTTTGAGTAGACTTAGTCTAATCGGTGGTAAATATTTGGGCCTACTCTTGGGCATGGTAATGGTTATTTCCATAGGTTATGCCATTTCAGGATTCTTTTTTGTCTTTCAAGGTGCTACTTTCCCTGTTCAGACATTTCTCACCTTTTGGAGTGCTTCCATCATCCTGGCAGCGATTTTTCTTGCCATAGCCATTATGCTTGGAGCCTGGAGTAAGAATCGCTTACAGGCAATGGGGACAAGCTTAATCATCTGGGCTTGGCTTCTCTTATTCTATGAATTCTTCCTATTTATATTGGCTACATGGCTACCAAAAACATGGATTCTTCCTTTTCTTGTGGTCTCTCTTTACTTTAATCCCGTAGAGCTCGTTCGCTCCTGGGTTATCTTATCTATGGGCAGCGGCATCCTCTTCGGACCCGAGCTCTACTCATTTGTTACCTGGAGTGAAGCCTGGGTAGGACAGCTTCTCTATTTAGGTGTAGCAATACTTTGGATCATCATCCCATTGTTTTTTACCCTGATAATGGAGAGGAGAACCCAAGATGAGTGAAGGATACATTCTTGAAGTAGAGAATATTAGTAAATCATTTCATAACCAAGTCAAGCTAGCCCCCATCTCATTTCAAGTGCGAGAAGGTGAGGTTCTAGCTCTATGTGGCGGTAATGGTGCTGGAAAGAGCACATTACTCAAGATCATCGTCGGTATGCTTAAGCCAACCACAGGGAGGATCCTACTTCAGGGCGAGACATTCTCTTCGCTCGCTATTAAGAAGCGCCAGCTCTTTGGCTATTTCCCTGATCAAATCCGTTATCCCATTCATTTAACTGCCAGGGAGATCTTATGCTACCTTGCTCGATTACAAGATGCTCCACTTTACCGCGTACCTGAAGTATTAGAGTTGGTTGGCCTTACCTCCCATCAAGATGAGAGGGTGCGTACTTTCTCCAAGGGGATGCAGCAAAGACTAGGGTTAGCTCAGAGTTTACTTACCGATCCACCATTACTCATCTTTGATGAACCGACCAATGGCTTGGACCCCATCTGGGTTCACCATTTTAAGCAGATCGTTCGTCAGCTTCAGCAGAATGGCAAGACCATTCTCTTTACATCTCATATCCTACACGATGTGGAGGAATTAGCGGACCGTGTTGCTTTAATGAATGAGGGTAAGCTCCTTGTACTAGGGAGCTTAGCAGAGCTACGGCAGCAGGATGGCGTGTTGATGTCATGGGAGGATCTATTCTTCCACTATCTTCAGTCCACTTAAACGGCATATAAAAAGAGCATGGCTGTTAACCATGCTCTTTTTCGCCAGTCTATTCCTTACTTGTACTCTTGCTTAATGACCACTATGGTCTTGGTCATCTTGCTTCTCTTCTTGCTGATGTTCTCCATGATCGTCAGTACCATGTTCACTATTATCCTGATTCATTTGACTCTCTTGCATTTTTTTCATTTTCTTTTCCCAACGTTCCTTAGAAACCTGATCAATTTCGGCTTTATCTGCTAAGAGCTCTGCTTCTACATCTTGATGCGTATCAACATAAGCTTGAGCGTCCTCTGCTCCAGTGAAGAAGGCATAACCATATTTCATCGGCGTTAGAATATTAGCTGAAACAGCGATGGCTTCTTCATATTCAACCCATTCCAACGTATTTAAGTCTCGCACCCATTCATGAGCTACCTCAGCTTCTAAGGTACGTTGAAAATTAAGCATGCAACCTACATCATCAAAGAAATAGTGTGTACCATCTGCAGTGACTAGTTGTGCTGTAAAAGCACCCATTTCATGATCATCATGGTAGACTACCATATTACAAAATGCACACTTTTCGTCTGCACCGGGCTCTTGTGGAGTGAAGATGGCATCCGCTTCTGTTTTTTCAGCTAGATTCTCTGCAGCTTCATGACTTTCTTGTTGTTGAGCCATAGCTGCTTCAGTGGCAGAATTGTTTGTTGTGTTCGGTGTAGTGTTACTCTCACTATTTCCACAGGCTGTAACCAATAGTAAAGCACTCATCGTTACGAATAGGATAAAAATGCGTGAAAATTTCATACAAATCCTCCTTATTTTCAACTATTGTTACCATAGTTAACGTAGCAAATGTTTTTGAGGATTGTGTGAACTTTTCTCCAAAAAAGCACGAAGTGTACCAAACTATTGAGCCTAAATAATAGAGCCCATCATTTCCTTTGAAGTGGAGGACTTCTTTCGAAAGAATGTTAAAATAGAGGTGAAATATCCTGCTTCATCATTTGGTCCAATTTCGAAGTCTGCTCCAATTGATCATGTAAGCAGAAAGGAGGTATTTCATTGGTGAAACGTCTTTCCCTACTTGTTACATCGTTATTCTTCATACTTATTCTTTCTAGTTGTGGTAAAGAGAGCTTTCAACCACTATTAACTAAGCAACCAGTATTATTGGTTTTTAACCAAGGAGATCATACGCTCTCCTTTATAGAACGCTCTTCCTTTCAAGAGATCACACGTTGGCAATGGAAAGAAGCAATTACAGGAGGGTTGCTGTTCCCTGATCAGGACCATCTCTTATTATACGGAAAGGATCTATCCTACATTATGATTTACTCACTCTCTACCGGTGAGGAGATCACCAGATGGCCTGTCGGTACTGGAATTACCAATGCTGCCCTCTCACATGACGGTACGACCATCTATCTCACCGATCACGAGAAAAATTCCTTGCGTTTTTTTTCACTTGAAGGCCATGAAATCAAGGAATTACAAGGTGGTGAACGACCTTATACATTACTTGTAGGTCCTGATTATCTCTTTGTTTATCACTTTTACGATGATATGATCGGAAGGGTGAATCTCACTGAGATGAATTATGATCAAACCTTCCCTTCATCCCCTTTTCCCTTTGGCGGCTTATACCGAATTGATGAGAATGAGCTTTGGGTTGGAGGTCATGGAGCAGGTTCAGAAGTGGAGGAAGCGGTTACCATTTTCAATACGATAGATGGTAGTATCAAAACAACCATTCAAACACCTTATATGCCCATCGCTTTTGCTGAATGGGGAGACTTCGTTTATGTGCTGAGCCATGGAACAAGCACACTCTATCAGGTGGATGCAGAGAGCAAGCGTGTTGTAAATTCCTTGCAGGTAGGTAGTAATTCATCGAGCTTGATTGCAGATCATGAGTATCTCTATGTTACTAGTCTAGATAGTAATGAGCTCTATGTAATACATCCGTCGAAGTTGCAGATTGAAAACACAATTCAAGTAGGTAAACAGCCCTTCCAGCTAATCCTACGAGAGGAAGATGAATCATGAACCAATTGCCCATTCTAATCGCAGATGACGAAGCAGAGATGCGTGAGCTAATCGCTCTCTACCTACAACGTGAGGGCTATGCTGTTGTGGAAGCATCCAATGGCTTCGAAGTCCTACAACTATTGAAGAATCATGAGGTAGCCCTTATCCTTCTTGACATCATGATGCCCCAGCTTGATGGAATGAGTACTTGTGTAAAGATACGTGAGGTCTCCAATGTCCCTGTTATTTTTGTGACTGCACGCGGTGATGAATGGGATACGATCCATGGTTTACGAATTGGAGCGGACGATTACATTAGTAAACCATTCAGCCCTCATGAACTAGTAGCACGAATTGAAGCTGTTCTACGTAGAACGCAAAAAATCGAACATGAAGAAGAGACAACCAATTATGGTCCTATCTCCATTGATGAAAAAGGGCGCTTGGTCAAACTGAATGGGCAATTAATCACATTAACCTTGAAGGAATTCGATCTGCTTCTCACCTTTTGTCAGCATGAGGGTCAAGTACTTAGTCGCGAACAGTTACTGAATAAAGTATGGGGCTATGATTACTATGGAACAGTACGTACTGTCGATACTCATGTGAAGACGCTCCGCTTAAAGCTAGGAAAAGAAGCATCATTAATCCAAACAGTCTGGGGAATTGGTTATAAATTTGAGGTGTAATGATGAAAAAGTTAACACTTTCATTACAACAGAAGCTATGGCTAACCATCAGTGCAACTTTTATTATTGCACTCTTGCTCTCCTATGGGCTTGTACAGTTTTTCTATGAACGGCTCTATGTAGATGGTGTTGAAAACTCCTTGCTATACGAAGGGAAGCAGTTAGTCCAAGAGTATCATGGTGGTCCTGTTAAAGAGGTACTAGGTGAGAAGGTAGAATGGTATAATCGCATCTCTGAAGCAGAGATTTTTCTTGTGGAAAATCCTCGGGAGCTAAGTGCTTGCTTACCCTTTGATATTCAATATGACTCCTTAATCAGCGGTGAGGAACGAGCAGAACTCTTACAAGGGAAAGCGCTGACCAAACGCAGCTATGAACCCCGATTTGAGCGGGATATTCTTGCCGTCATGGTCCCTCTATTAGAAGAGAATCGATTGGCGGGCGTGCTCTACCTCTATGTTCCCCTCGCCTCTATCCAAGAGACATTACAAAACGCTCAGCATATCTTAATTCTTTCTGCCATTCTCTTGATTGGTATCGCACTCTTGATGGGGCAACGAATTGCTTCTTACCTTACAAGGTCATTAAAGTCCATGGAAAAAATCGCTTTAGAAATGGCGAAGGGTAATTTTTCTGATAAGATTACCATCCCTACTGAGGACGAAGTAGGACGCTTAGGTATGGCTTTCAACATCATGTCGGATGCATTACAAAGTGAAGATGAGCGTAAGAAGGAATTCCTTGCCAATGTCTCCCATGAATTGCGAACACCCATCAGTTATATTCAAGGGTATAGCGAAGCGCTTCTCGATGGTGTTGTCTCCTCTGAAGAGCAGGAACAGAAATACCTTCGTTTAATTCGACGTGAGGCAGGTCGAATGGAACGGCTGGTTCGGGATCTCCTTGACTTGGCTACATTGGAAGGGGATTATCCACTGCAACAAACCGCCTTACCCTTTGCCCAACTCATTACCGAGGTGGCAGATACTCTATTGCCGCATATTGAAATGAAAAAACAGCATTTACATCTCCAATTAGATCATGACGTGATTGTTTTTGGTGATGAGGATCGATTGGAACAGGTTATCCACAATTTATTGACCAATGCCAATCGCTATACACCTGAGGGAGGAATGATCAAGCTCTCCTTACGACAAGAGGATGAACAAGCACTCTTAGCTATCTCCGATACTGGAATTGGTATTCCTGCAGATGATCTTCCGCGAATTGGTGAACGTTTCTTCCGTGTAGATAAGGGACGTAGTCGACAAGAAGGGGGAACTGGTTTAGGACTGGCAATTGTGAAGCAGATCGTGATTCGTCATCATGGTACCTTGGAGATCCAAAGTGAATGGCAAAAAGGAACGACCATTACAATTGCTTTACCTACTTTTCGTGGCAATGTAGAGGAGAAAAAATAAAGAACATCTTCATATTCATAGGTCTTAGTAACTGGGAATAGCCATCATTGTTCATTCTCCAATGGCTTCCTGTAAGGTTAGATTACGTCGTTCAATCTCTCGGTATAATAGATGGATAAACTCTAAATCTAATTGAAGCTCCACCGCTTTAAAATATGCTTCAATTAAAGATTGATCGCTTATCACAGTCACTGGTATCCCTCCACTTCCATAATTTGCTTAATCATATCATAGATAAATTTGTGGAACAAGCGTTCTGTTATCCACAGATTTATGTGGATAATATGTGGATAGAGTGTGTATAACCCTGTTTTTTCGCTTGGTATCTTGTCATTTTTTGTGGATAAGTTATTCACAGAACGTATGCTCTGTCGATAACCTTCGTATTTATTATCTGTTTGCAAAAATTTGCATTATTTATCCTGTTTAATTATAATAATTATTAAGTAATAAAAACTAAATTATATGGGAGTGAAGCATATGTATGATGTAGCAATTATTGGTGCAGGTCCTGCAGGAGCTAGTGCAGCTCTATTCATCGCCAAAGCTGGCAAGCATGTACTCCTGGTGGATAATGATAAAAGTATTACCAAAAGAGCTTGGATGGAGAACCATTATGGGGTGATGGAGATTTCAGGACCTGATCTCATGGAAACTGGGATCAACCAAGCGAAACGGTTTGGTGCAGAGGTAACACGGGAGGAAGTTCAACACATCAAAAAAGAAGAGAATGGGTTTATACTACAAGGTGAAAAGGGATCATATTCTGCCCAGCAAGTGATTCTAGCAACAGGAATGTCTACTGATCTCGGTGCTGAACTGGGGTTGGAAATCGTTCCAGGTACAGAGCCACGGGTAAAATCAATCTATAAGGTGGATGAAGAAGGAAGAGCCTCACTTCCTGGTGTTTGGGCAGCTGGTATCTGTGCAGGCGTTAGCCTACATACCATTATTACCGCAGGCGATGGGGCCAAAGTAGCTATCAACCTACTCAGCGCAATGAATGGTCAACGCTATGTGGACCACGATGTTTTTCAACCAAAGTAAAGTTCTTCTCTAACTAGCGGCATAAAAATATATAGAGCAAGCGCCTACCCATTGAGGAATGCGCTTGCTCTTTTTATTAATCTTGGTATTATCTTTCCTGTTTTATTGACCCAAACCTGAATTTCGCAGTTGCTTCCTGTAGTTGGGAAGAGGTTTGTGCCAACGTTTCCGCTGCTGCCACCATCTCCTCCATGGTCGCATTCTGCTCTTCAGCTGCTGCAGCAACATTCTCAATAAAGGCAGAGGATTCCTCTGTAAGCTTTTGGACATCCTGCATAACTTGAACCATGCGCTGTGATGAAGCTGTCATTCCCTCTGCACCTGACATCACTCCCTCAACCTGTTGAGCAACAATTCGAATATTATCTAGGATCGTGGAGAATTGTTCACCTGCCTGCTGCACTAGTTCAATACCTTTTGCTACTACCTCTTCTTCCGTTTTCATTCCGGTAACCGAATAAGAGATGGAGACCTGAATCTCATTGATTAGATCCTTAATCTCTTGTGTAGCAGTAGCGGATTGCTCTGCAAGCTTTCGAACCTCGTCGGCAACAACAGCAAAGCCCTTGCCGTGTTCACCTGCCCTTGCAGCTTCAATGGCCGCATTGAGGGATAAAAGATTGGTCTGTTGAGCGATCTCTGTAATCATGGTAACGATCTGCTGAATAGCTCGGGATTTTTCTCCAAGATCGATGACGTTACCAGCAATCCCCTTCGTCGTCTCCTGTAGATGATTCATGTGCTGAATTGTATCTTTAACCACCTGATGCCCTTGTTCAGCAATCTGGGTTGTCTCAGCGGTTACTCGATTCACTTCGGTCACTGCATGAGCCACCTCATCAATATCACCTGCAATGGAGTTGATCAATTGATGCGCTCCTTGTACCTTCGCAAATTGCTGCTCCGAGGAAGCGGACACCTCCTGGATGGAGAGGGTGATGCTTTCTGTAGTCTTTCCTGTCTCCTCCATCCCAGCCTGTAGCTCTTCCGCCGAACTGGCTACCAGCTCCGCTGAATCCTGAACGTGGAAAACCAGCTTATGCAATTGCTCCCGCATCTGGTTATAGGAGTTTCCAATCTGACCGATCTCATCCTGTGAGGCTGTATGAATCGTTTGTTCAAAGCTGCCTTCACCAGCTAAGAGCATAGCATCTGTAAGATGATGCAATTGCTTTTTCATCCCTCGTGTAAAGAACAGCACCACAAGCACTGACAAGAGAATCACAATGGGAATAAAAACAAAGATCTTCATGGTGATCTTTTCAAGTGTCTCATCGATCAGTGCTTGTGAGGCACCAACATACCACATTCCAATAATCTCATCCTTGGCATTCCGAATCGGCATATAGGCTGCTTGATATGTTTTCCCCGCTACATCTGCTTCACCATAGAAGTTTTTACCCTGGTTCAATGTTTGCCCAATGACAGCCTCCGAAGCCTTGGTTCCAACTGCCCGATTCCCATCACGAATGACATTGGTTGTAATTCGCGTATCACCTTGAAAGATGGTAACCGTTCCACCGGAATAGGCTGCAATTTGATCAACCATTTCCTCATTATCATTGACAAGAACATGCCCTTTGTACAGTTGTCCGTTCCGGATCTCCCAACCACCTGGATAAAGGTGATCCAAGGTGGTATAACCGAATTGTAGATCAGACCGTGCTTTCTCCACGGCTGTTGCTTTGATCCCGTCATATACCTCCTGATACACAATAAGCCCTATTCCTCCCCCTAGGAATAGCAACAAAAGAACCACCAACAGATTGATTTTTACAGTGATTCCTAAGTTAGAAAGGAATTTTCTCATATCTGCTCCCCCTTCAATGTAGGCAAATACACCTATACATATTCTATACCATAGAGGGTAGCATGTCGTAATAGACTAAAGTCATATTTATCAGTTTTGTTCGTATTTTTAGGAAAAATAAATCTTCTAAACATGAGGGAGCGCTGTTCTTTTTGTTTTTTCCCCATCATAGGAAAAGAGAAATTCTCGTTGATCGAGAATGGTTTCCAGATAAACATTGGTACCCCATAGCTGATAGAGATAAGGCAAACATTTTTCGAGATACTGGATATCTAACTCGATACCTTCGTAATAGTGACGAATATAGAGACCACCTTGTTTCCCATAATCAGCATCCTCCACCATTAGATACGGGAAGCCACCATTCACCCGCATATTCACAAGATGATCCCGTACTTCCTCCCAATTCTTGCTTGTAATCTTATACTCTCGTCCCTCTTTGCTAAAGAGATAAAGATCGAGATCCTCAATGATGTCTCCATTGAGATAGTTTCGTAAAAAAGACTGATCTGATTCTACCTCCCTAATTTCGAATATTTTCTCCCTACCCCATCGTTTCTCCAATGCTTCAAACATTCGATAGCCCAGATAGTAGGGATTGATACCCGTAGATGAGGGATGAATAACCTGGCTATGCAAACAAGCAAATTCGATGGTCTCCCCTTCATCGAGATCCAGCTGTCTTAGGAGGCGTGTATGCCAGTAGGTGGCCCAACCTTCATTCATGATCTTTGTTTCTATTTGTGGCCAGAAGTAGCGCATCTCGTCACGTACAATCGAGAGGATATCACGCTGCCATTCCTCCAAATAGGAGGAATGCTGAAGAATAAAGAAGAGAATATCCTTCTCTGGGTGAGAAGGATAACGTTTACCCCCTCTTTCTTCTCCCGCTTCTGTTGCTGAAGAATTCCATTGGTCTAGCTTCCATAATTCTTCATAAGGATTTTTATTCCTCTGTGGATTCCGGGATGTCATTGACTTTTTTTGACCTATTCTTTGCTCTTTTTTATGTCCGCTTTGCTCTTTAAATCCAGATGGTTCAATATGTTCCTGAAAGGCCATGGCCGCATCTAGAAACCGCTCAACCCGTTCACGTCCATACAGCATCTCATATTGACGAATTCGCTCTGCATGTAAAGTCATGCTATGAACCATCTTTCGGTTGGTACCAGTAAAGCATTGATTATTCTTAAAAAAGTCACTGTGACCTAAGACATGAGCCACGATCATTTTATTTTGAATGAGTGAATTTCCTTCCAATAAGAAGGCATAGCAAGGATCCGAATTGATGACAAGTTCATAGATCCTGCTGAGTCCAAGATCATAATCCAATTTCATTCGATAGAATGCCTTGCCAAAACTCCAATGGGAGTAGCGAGTTGGCATCCCATATGCACCGAAGGTATAAAGGATATCCGGAGGGCAGACTTCATAACGCATATCAAAGAAGTCTAATCCCTCCAATTTGGCTAAGGATGTCAATTGCTCAATCGCCTGTTCTAATTCACCCCACGCATCCCTAACCAATGGTACTTCCCTCCTTGGAAAAAAAGTGCCTTAGAGCATGATAGATCTGGCGGCGTTCTCGAATCTGAACATAACGAAAGGCAGGGTGGATGATTTTTTGAAAAACGGACATCAACGTACTATATCGATTATATTGATTCACTTCCCCATAGCCAAAAAAATTTATCTGTGTCAGCAGCTCCTTAACTAAGGTAAGACTGCGATTATTATCCGAGGAAAGGTTATCTCCATCAGAAAAATGCACCACATAGCGGTTAAAGCTCGCGTGAGGATAGCGTTCCGCCAAGATGTTCAATGCCAGTTGATATGCTGATGAACAGATGGTACCACCACTCTCCCCACGGAGAAAAAAATCCTCTTCCGTTACTTCACGTGCTTCCGTATGATGAGCAATGAATACTAGCTCCACATCATCGTATTGTGTTCGTAAAAATCGTGTCATCCAGAAGAAGAAGGTACGTGCAACATACTTCTCAAACGCTCCCATACTACCTGATGTATCCATAATCGCAATAATAACTGCATTGGAATAAGGTTTTATCTCCTCTTCCCAGGTTTTGAAACGCAGATCCTCAGGATGAAGGGTAAAAGATGTAGCCCCCTGACGACGATGACGTTTTAGTGCTTCCAAGAGCGTTCGTTTCTTATCAAGATTACCCATCAAGCCTTTTTTTCGGATATCAGTGAAACGTATGGTGGGGTACTTGAGATTTCGCGGTTGCTTAACCTCTTGAAGATGAGGCAGCTCAAGCTGTGTAAAGAGCATCCCCTCTATTTCCTCTAGGGTTACCTCTGCCTCAATATACTCGACACCTGGTTCCGTTCCCGCAGTTCCTTCGCTCCCCTCACCATTTCCTTGCTCCTTAGAAGGGGAACGAGCAATCACATCCCCCACTTGGCTGGAGCCATCCCCCTGGCCAATATGCTGATTTTTCTCATAATTATAGCGAATTCGATACTCCTCCAAGCTACGAATGGGGATGCGAATAACCTGACTGCCATTGGACAACACAATGCTCTCTTCACTGAGAAGGTCGTCTAATCTACTTCGAACAGCTTGACGAACCTTCTCTTTATGACGCATCTGATCCTCATGACCTTTGCGATGTAAGGACCAATCGTCCCGTGATAATATAAATGACTGATCCATGAACTCTCCCCCTTCCAATCTCCTATTAACGATTCAGGAGACTTCCCACATATCGTAAAATCTCATTGGCACAGACAGGGCAGTAGCCATACTCTTCAATTAAGCGAGCACTCACCTCATTGATCTTCTTCAGCTGCTGTTCATCTGGTGTTTTACTCGAGGTCGTGATCTTAACAACATCCTTTAAATCAGTGAATAATTTTTTCTCAATGGCTTCCTTTAAGCGTTCATGACTTTGATATTCAAAACGCTTCCCTTTCCGAGCATAGGCGGAGATTCGGATCAGAAGCTCTTCACGAAAGGCCTTCTTCGCATTCTCTGAGATCCCGATTTGCTCTTCGATGGAGCGCATTAACCGCTCATCGGGATCCAATTCCTCATCGGTGATGGGATCCTGCATCTTGTGACCATGACAGTAAGCTTCTACATTATCTAAATAGTTCTCCAGTAAATGGCGTGCTGATTCTTCATAGGAGTAGACAAAGGCCTTCTGAACCTCTTTCTTCGCCAACTCATCATATTCCCTACGAGCGATGGCTATATAGTTGAGATAGCGCTCCCGTTCCTCCTTCGTGATGGCAGGATGCTGATCCAGTCCATCCTTCATGGCACGTAAGATATCAAGCGCGTTGATACATGTGGCGTTAGAACGAATTAAGGCGCTGGAAATGCGGTTCATCACATAGCGTGGATCAATCCCGCTCATGCCTTCCTCAGGGAATTCCTGTTCCAACTCTCTTAAATCCGTATGATTCAGCCCTTCCACAGCTTCACCATTATAGAGCTTTAGCTTTTTCATCAGGTCAATCCCCTGCTTATTCGTGGGAAGTAGCCGTGTAAGAATGCTAAACATGGCTGTAATATAGAGTGCATGTGGAGCAATGTGTACATGGGATAATTCACTTTGGCTAATTAATTTTCGATAGATTTTTTCCTCATCATTTACTCGCAGATTGTAGGGAATAGGTATGACGATCATCCGTGACTGTAGCGCTTCATTTTTTTCATTGGCCACGAAGCTTCGGTACTCCGCTTCATTGGTATGGGCGATAATCAGTTCATCGGCAGAAATCAAGGCAAAACGACCTGCCTTAAAGTTTCCTTCCTGCGTGAGCGATAAGAGATTCCAAAGAAATTTCTCATCACATTTCAGCATTTCCTGAAATTCCATTAGGCCACGATTAGCAATATTCAATTCACCATCAAAACGGTAAGCACGAGGATCCGATTCCGATCCATAATCACCAATGGTAGAAAAATCAATACTCCCCGTAAGCTCTGCAATATCTTGTGACTTGGGATCAGAAGGGCTGAAGGTGCCGATCCCTCGTCTTCCTATTTCTGAGAAGAGAATACGTTCTACAGGTACCTCATGGAGTCGTCCTTGATACTCTGAATTGACCATATGCTGACAATGGGGGCAGAGCTCTCCTTCAATAAAGATTCCCAGCTCTTGTTCCACCTCGCTACGCATAAAGTGTGGAATAAGATGAAGTGGCTCCTCGTGCATGGGACACCCTTTGATCCCATAGAGCGCCCCTGCCTCTGTACGTGAATATGCCTCTAAGCCTTTCTTCAACATGGTAACAATGGTTGATTTGCCGCCGCTAACAGGTCCCATTAATAACAGAATACGCTTCCGAACGTCCAGTCTGCGTGCAGCAGAATGAAAGTACTCCTCCACCAATCTTTCCAGAGTACGTTCTAAGCCATATAGTTGGTCCGTAAAGAATTGATATTCATTACTGTCATCCTCTCGTTGTTCAATACCTGCATCCCGAATCATATTGTATAATCGAGCGTGTGATAGCTGCGCCACATAGGGCCGCTCCTTCACGATGGCGAGATAATCTGCAAACGTACCATTCCAATGTAATTCGCTTTCCTCCCTTTGGTACTGGGCAAGTCTATTGAGAATATCCACAGTTATCCTCCTCTTCTTTCCTTTTGATGAAGCATGGTCGCTTAATGAGTACTATATTTGTATGCGTCCGTAAAAAACTTGTTGTCAAATTCGCCACAGCTAACTTCTTCTCTTCATTTAAATATGAACATTTGTTATACTATAGGAAAGAAAGTACTAGGGGGAATTGCTCATGAAGATCGCCATTATCATTCTTGTTACGGT
Proteins encoded in this region:
- a CDS encoding FAD-dependent oxidoreductase, which gives rise to MYDVAIIGAGPAGASAALFIAKAGKHVLLVDNDKSITKRAWMENHYGVMEISGPDLMETGINQAKRFGAEVTREEVQHIKKEENGFILQGEKGSYSAQQVILATGMSTDLGAELGLEIVPGTEPRVKSIYKVDEEGRASLPGVWAAGICAGVSLHTIITAGDGAKVAINLLSAMNGQRYVDHDVFQPK
- a CDS encoding methyl-accepting chemotaxis protein; amino-acid sequence: MRKFLSNLGITVKINLLVVLLLLFLGGGIGLIVYQEVYDGIKATAVEKARSDLQFGYTTLDHLYPGGWEIRNGQLYKGHVLVNDNEEMVDQIAAYSGGTVTIFQGDTRITTNVIRDGNRAVGTKASEAVIGQTLNQGKNFYGEADVAGKTYQAAYMPIRNAKDEIIGMWYVGASQALIDETLEKITMKIFVFIPIVILLSVLVVLFFTRGMKKQLHHLTDAMLLAGEGSFEQTIHTASQDEIGQIGNSYNQMREQLHKLVFHVQDSAELVASSAEELQAGMEETGKTTESITLSIQEVSASSEQQFAKVQGAHQLINSIAGDIDEVAHAVTEVNRVTAETTQIAEQGHQVVKDTIQHMNHLQETTKGIAGNVIDLGEKSRAIQQIVTMITEIAQQTNLLSLNAAIEAARAGEHGKGFAVVADEVRKLAEQSATATQEIKDLINEIQVSISYSVTGMKTEEEVVAKGIELVQQAGEQFSTILDNIRIVAQQVEGVMSGAEGMTASSQRMVQVMQDVQKLTEESSAFIENVAAAAEEQNATMEEMVAAAETLAQTSSQLQEATAKFRFGSIKQER
- a CDS encoding SpoVR family protein, translating into MVRDAWGELEQAIEQLTSLAKLEGLDFFDMRYEVCPPDILYTFGAYGMPTRYSHWSFGKAFYRMKLDYDLGLSRIYELVINSDPCYAFLLEGNSLIQNKMIVAHVLGHSDFFKNNQCFTGTNRKMVHSMTLHAERIRQYEMLYGRERVERFLDAAMAFQEHIEPSGFKEQSGHKKEQRIGQKKSMTSRNPQRNKNPYEELWKLDQWNSSATEAGEERGGKRYPSHPEKDILFFILQHSSYLEEWQRDILSIVRDEMRYFWPQIETKIMNEGWATYWHTRLLRQLDLDEGETIEFACLHSQVIHPSSTGINPYYLGYRMFEALEKRWGREKIFEIREVESDQSFLRNYLNGDIIEDLDLYLFSKEGREYKITSKNWEEVRDHLVNMRVNGGFPYLMVEDADYGKQGGLYIRHYYEGIELDIQYLEKCLPYLYQLWGTNVYLETILDQREFLFSYDGEKTKRTALPHV
- the yhbH gene encoding sporulation protein YhbH, producing the protein MDQSFILSRDDWSLHRKGHEDQMRHKEKVRQAVRSRLDDLLSEESIVLSNGSQVIRIPIRSLEEYRIRYNYEKNQHIGQGDGSSQVGDVIARSPSKEQGNGEGSEGTAGTEPGVEYIEAEVTLEEIEGMLFTQLELPHLQEVKQPRNLKYPTIRFTDIRKKGLMGNLDKKRTLLEALKRHRRQGATSFTLHPEDLRFKTWEEEIKPYSNAVIIAIMDTSGSMGAFEKYVARTFFFWMTRFLRTQYDDVELVFIAHHTEAREVTEEDFFLRGESGGTICSSAYQLALNILAERYPHASFNRYVVHFSDGDNLSSDNNRSLTLVKELLTQINFFGYGEVNQYNRYSTLMSVFQKIIHPAFRYVQIRERRQIYHALRHFFSKEGSTIG